A window from Peromyscus eremicus chromosome 1, PerEre_H2_v1, whole genome shotgun sequence encodes these proteins:
- the LOC131903576 gene encoding LOW QUALITY PROTEIN: uncharacterized protein LOC131903576 (The sequence of the model RefSeq protein was modified relative to this genomic sequence to represent the inferred CDS: substituted 2 bases at 2 genomic stop codons) → MGQTITTPLSLTTDHWSDVKARGNNEGVIVKKKKWITLCEAEWVMMNIGWPREGSFNLSLISQVEGKVFAPSPNGHPDQAPYIAIWRSLVENPFSWVKPAGPTRRPGGATVAPAAAGVAPAAAGVAPAAAVEAAAALAAAIRPEGLNQQLQYWPFSASDLYNWKQHNPPFSRDPVALTNLIESILVTHRPTWDDCQQLLQTLLTVEEKQRVFLEARKQVPGDDGRPTQLPNIIDAAFPLTRPNWDFNTPEGREHLRLYRQLLLAGLRAAARRPTNLAQVRNVIQGKEETPAAFLERLKEAYRMYTPYDPEDPGQAPGIILSFIYQSSSDIRTKLQRLEGLQALGLPDLVKEAEKVFNKRETPEEREEKRWQKQEERDRKQHREIKRVLAAVVSQGQRREGDRPGGRRRPPLDKDQCAYCKEKGHWARECPKKPQGPHRPKPKTADLLSLEDXGGRGQEPPPEPRITLKIGGQPVTFLVDTGAEHSVLTHAGVPLSRQSALVQGATGNRRYYWTTERKVQLASGQVTHSFLHIPECPHPLLGRDLLTKLKAQIYFDEEGPRVTGPRGGPLQILALNLEEEYRLFESEPSKKAPEELQNWLEEFPRAWAETGGLGLARDQPPLMISLKASATPVSIRQYPMSREAHEGIKPHIRRLLDQGVLKPCQSPWNTPLLPVKKPGTGDYRPVQDLREVNKRVEDIHPTVPNPYNLLSTLPPTHVWYTVLDLKDAFFCLRLHPKSQLLFAFEWRDPEQGLSGQLTWTRLPXGFKNSPTLFDEALHADLAGFRVEHPTLTVLQYVDDLLLAARSRAECLEGTRALLARLGQKGYRASARKAQICRDKVTYLGYTLTGGQRWLTEARKETILSIPPPRSPRQVREFLGTAGYCRLWIPGFAELAAPLYPLTKPGVMFQWGEKQQEAFQQIKKALLEAPALGLPDLTKPFELFIDENSGFAKGVLVQRLGLWRRPVAYLSKKLDPVAIGWPPCLRMVAAIAVLLKDAGKLTLGQPLTVLASHAVEALVRQPPDRWLSNARMTYYQALLLDSDRVTFGPVVSLNPATLLPLPSPSIEHDCLQILAEAHGTRPDLTDQPLKNPDVVWYTDGSSYLDGGERRAGAAVTTESEVVWASALPPGTSAQRAELIALTQALRMAEGKKLIVYTDSRYAFATAHVHGEIYRRRGLLTSAGKEIKNKKEILDLLRALFLPLQLSIVHCPGHQKDNSKIAKGNRLADLTARTVASQPIGNSQLMAIQDTPEPPPPGREPMPYSPEDHELAKKMGADWDPQRQAYLLGNRIVMPTSHTHHMLQFLHALTHLSETKIKTLIDRENTGTILLNQNRVLRRVASTCPACAQVNAGKAHLAKGARLRGHRPGVHWEIDFTEVKPGLYGYRYLLVFVDTFSGWIEAFPTKNETANIVTKKLLEEIFPRYGMPQILGSDNGPAFVSQVSQKVAKLLGMDWRLHCAYRPQSSGQVERANRTIKETLTKLTLATGTRDWVLLLPLALYRARNTPGPHGLTPFEILYGAPPPVVKFLHPDISSFATSPTLGAHLQALQLVQKEIWKPLAKAYREQLDKPVPHPFQIGDSVWVRRHQTSSLEPRWKGPYTVLLTTPTALKVDGIAAWIHASHVKAAGEADSAGSRESTWTGIRAAESPHLVKKLTWQVISQTGETAWQTTALHTPFTWWPPLTPDFCQLALNSGFWGVEGIKPDALNSSIHPGGVHWPDPGCRHPQARCIFAQSDFYVCPGDGRGWALAKKCGGEGDFFCAKWGCETTGAAYWSPSSSWDLIQTNRGFRKVTGKWPCSDGSPEVSRFKPGLSLPLNITFTGPGKADRNWQRGHTWGLRLYEYGYDRGVRFTIRLKIEEASAPMGPNQVLSDQKRPSSPIPAPPKITPRPGLTTSPGITPATTKPPRPGTGDRLLGLLAGAYQALNLTYPNRTQECWLCLVSQPPYYEGIATQGNYINAHSPPPSQCLGTAQHKLTISEVSGRGLCLGSIPRTHQHLCNRILSVSDVSGYVTGPNGTYWACNTGLTPCVSVSALNATSDFCVLIELYPRIVYHNPEEIYSHFELGRDLHRYKREPVSLTLAVLLGGLTMGGIAAGVGTGTTALLETQQFRQLQMAMNQDLQALEESISALEKSLTSLSEVVLQNRRGLDILFLQEGGLCAALKEECCFYADHTGVVRDSMAKLRKRLEQRQKFFEEQQGWFEGWFRRSPWLTTLISTLLGPLLILLFLLTFGPCIINRLVQFIRERISIVQTLVLTQQYQRLNQTEPESRHQSSP, encoded by the exons atgggacagaccatcaccaccccattaagcctaaccacggaccactggtccgatgttaaggcccgaggaaacaatgaaggtgtcattgttaaaaagaaaaaatggatcaccctctgcgaggccgaatgggtcatgatgaatattggctggccgcgagagggatcctttaacctctctcttatttcacaggtggagggcaaggtttttgccCCTAGTCCTAACGGACACCCCGATCAGGCcccatacatcgccatctggagatctctggtcgaaaatccattttcatgggtcaagcct GCTGGACCCACTCGGCGACCCGGCGGAGCGACAGTGGCTCCCGCCGCCGCAGGGGTGGCTCCTGCAGCCGCAGGGGTGGCTCCCGCCGCCGCGGTGGAGGCGGCGGCCGCATTAGCGGCCGCCATccggcc AGAAGGGCTGAACCAACAACTACAATACTGGCCCTTCTCTGCTTCAGACCTTTATAACTGGAAACAACATAACCCCCCTTTTTCCAGGGACCCCGTTGCTTTAACTAACCTAATTGAATCCATCCTAGTGACTCACAGGCCAACTTGGGACgattgtcagcagctcctgcagaccctcttgacagtggaggaaaagcagagagttttcctggaggcccggaaaCAGGTTCCGGGCGATGACGGGAGGCCCACCCAACTCCCGAACATCATCGATGCGGCTTTTCCCTTGACTCGCCCTAACTGGGATTTCAAtacgcctgaaggtagggagcatctacgcctctatcgccagttgctcttagcgggtctccgagcggccgctagaaggcctactAATTTGGCTCAGGTTAGAAATgtaatacagggaaaggaagagacacccgctgcatttctagaaagattgaaggaagcttataggatgtatactccgtatgatccggaagacccaggtcaggctccaggtattatcctatcatttatctatcagtctagcTCAGATATCAGAACTAAACTGCAGCGGTTGGAGGGTCTACAGgcgttagggttgccagacctagtgaaggaagcagagaaagtatttaataagagagaaactcctgaagagcgagaggaaaagagatggcagaaacaagaggaaagggataggaaacagcatagagagataaagagagttTTGGCCGCCGTTGTATCCcagggacagcggagagagggagataggCCGGGAGgacgaaggaggccacccctagataaagatcaatgtgcttactgcaaggagaagggacactgggcccgggaatgtcccaagaagccacaaggaccccaccggcccaagcccaagactgcggacctccttagtctggaggactaggggggtcgaggccaggagcccccccctgagcctaggataaccctcaagatcggggggcagcccgtgaccttcctggttgatactggtgccgaacattcagtcctaacccATGCCGGAGTGCCCCTTAGCCGGCAGTCTGCACTGGTACAAGGGGCAACTGGAAACAGGAGATATTACTGGACTACCGAGAGAAAAGttcaactggcttcagggcaagtaacccattcctttctgcacatacctgaatgcccccatccgctgttaggacgggatCTATTAACCAAGCTAAAAGcacaaatctattttgatgaagaGGGACCAAGGGTCACGGGTCCTAGAGGGGGCCCTCTACAAATCCTGGCCCTCAATCTAGAAGAAGAATACCGTCTGTTTGAGTCAGAACCCTCGAAAAAGGCCCCTGAGGAATTACAGAACTGGTTAGAAGAGTTTCCTCgagcctgggcagagactgggggtctggggttggcacgcgatcagccaccgctgatgatctcattaaaggcctccgcCACTCCCGTCTCAATCAGACAatacccaatgtcacgggaagcCCATGAGGGAATTAAACCCCATATCCGGAGGCTCCTGGACCAAGGGGTACTAAAGCCCTGTCAGTCCCCATGGAATACCCCTCTTTTGCCCGTAAAGAaaccggggacaggggactacaggCCAGTCCAGGATTTGAGAGAGGTCAATAAGCGGGTGGAGGACATACACCCCACGGTGCCCAACCCTTACAACCTCCTGAGTACCCTCCCACCGACGCACGTCTGGTACACGGTATTAGACCtgaaagatgccttcttctgcttgAGACTGCACCCTAAAAGCCAACTACTGTTTGCCTTTGAATGGAGAGACCCAGAACAGGGACTCTCGGGACAGCTGACCTGGACACGGCTCCCTTAAGGCTTCAAaaatagcccaaccctctttGATGAGGCCCTGCATGCAGATCTGGCCGGGTTCCGGGTCGAGCATCCAACCCTGACCGTGCTCCAGTACGTAGACGACTTACTTCTGGCCGCCAGGAGTCGGGCCGAGTGCCTAGAGGGCACTCGGGCTTTACTGGCCAGGCTTGGACAGAAGGGCTACAGGGCCTCGGCCAGAAAGGCACAAATTTGCCGAGACAAGGTCACGTACCTGGGCTATACCCTGACTGGGGGACAGAGATGGCTGACGGAGGCCAGGAAAGAGACAATACTCTCCATTCCCCCTCCTCGCAGCCCCCGCCAGGTTCGGGAATTCCTGGGTACGGCTGGGTACTGTCGCTTATGGATCCCCGGGTTCGCTGAATTGGCCGCCCCCCTATATCCCCTCACAAAACCAGGGGTAATGTTCCAATGgggagagaagcagcaggaagcattccaacagatcaagaaggccttacttgaggccccggctCTGGGTTTGCCAGATCTTACCAAACCCTTTGAACTGTTTATAGATGAGAACTCGGGCTTTGCTAAAGGGGTGCTGGTGCAAAGACTGGGACTCTGGAGGAGACCTGTGGCATACTTGTCCAAGAAATTGGACCCTGTGGCCATAggatggcctccctgcctccgcatggtggcagccattgcaGTTCTACTCAAGGATGCCGGGAAACTGACCCTGGGTCAGCCCCTGACTGTACTGGCCTCCCATGCCGTGGAGGCCTTGGTCCGACAACCACCAGACAGATGGCTTTCCAACGCCAGGATGACTTATTATCAGGCCTTACTCTTGGACTCAGACCGGGTCACGTTCGGACCCGTTGTctcccttaaccctgccaccttgctgccGCTGCCTAGCCCATCCATAGAGCATGATTGCCTCCAGATTTTAGCCGAGGCGCATGGCACTCGCCCTGACCTAACAGATCAGCCGCTCAAGAACCCAGATGTcgtctggtacacagatgggagcagctACCTGGACGGAGGAGAACGCAGGGCCGGGGCAGCTGTTACCACCGAGTCCGAAGTGGTATGGGCCTCGGCCCTCCCGCCTGGGACTTCGGCTCAGCGGGCGGAACTGATCGCCCTCACCCAGGCCCTTcggatggcagaaggtaagaaaCTCATCGTGTATACAGATAGCAGATACGCCTTCGCCACTGCACATGTCCATGGTGAAATCTACCGACGGAGGGGCCTGCTCACATCCGCAGGTAAAGAGatcaagaacaaaaaggaaatccTGGACCTCCTGCGGGCCCTGTTTCTCCCGCTCCAGCTCAGTATTGTCCACTGCCCGGGGCACCAAAAAGACAACTCCAAGATAGCCAAGGGGAACCGGCTGGCGGATTTGACTGCCCGGACAGTGGCCTCCCAGCCAATAGGGAATAGCCAGTTAATGGCTATACAGGACACTCCAGAACCTCCTCCACCCGGGAGAGAGCCCATGCCCTACAGCCccgaagaccatgagctagcaaagaaaatgggggcggactGGGACCCACAGAGACAAGCCTACCTACTGGGGAACCGGATAGTGATGCCCACCTCTCACACCCACCATATGTTACAATTCCTCCATGCCCTAACTCATCTAagtgagacaaaaataaagaccctgatagacagagaaaacaccggGACAATTCTGCTAAACCAGAATCGGGTGCTCCGACGGGTGGCCTCTACCTGCCCCGCATGTGCCCAGGTCAATGCAGGTAAAGCACATCTAGCCAAAGGAGCCCGTTTGAGGGGCCACCGTCCCGGTGTGCATTGGGAGATAGACTTTACAGAAGTAAAACCCGGACTCTATgggtaccggtacctcctggtctttgtggacaccttttcaggatggattgaggcatttccaaccaagaatgagaCGGCTAATATAGtcacaaagaaactgttggaggaaatcttcccaaggtatgggatgcctcagaTATTGGGGTCAGACAATGGGCCTGCCTTCGTCTCCCAGGTAAGTCAGAAGGTGGCCAAACTGTTGGGGATGGACTGGAGACTCCATTGCgcataccgcccccagagttcaggacaggtagagcgagctaataggacaatcaaggagactttaaccaaattaacgcttgcaactggcactagagattgggtgctcctactccccttggctctttaccgagcccggaatactcctgggccgcacggcctaaccccttttgaaattctctatggggccccacctccagtcgtgaaatttctccatcctgatatctcatcttttgctaCCAGCCCCACTTTAGgggcacatctacaggccctccagctggtgcagaaggagatctggaaacccttggctaaagcctaccgagagcagctggacaagccggtcccccaccctttccagattggggactccgtttgggttCGGCGCCACCAGACTTCGAGTCTAGAGCCACGGTGGAAGGGGCCTTAtactgtcttgctgaccacccccactgcactcaaggttgacgggattgctgcatggatccacgcctctcatgtgaaggctgccggggagGCCGACTCAGCAGGATCCAGAGAATCAACATGGACA GGGATTAGGGCGGCAGAGAGCCCGCACCTAGtcaagaaactcacttggcaggtcatctcacaaactggggagaCGGCCTGGCAGACGACCGCCCTCCATACCCCCTTTACATGGTGGCCCCCCCTAACTCCTGATTTCTGTCAGTTGGCATTGAATTCGGGATTTTGGGGGGTTGAGGGCATTAAGCCtgatgccttaaactcctccatCCACCcggggggggtgcattggccggatccgggatgccgtcaccctcaagcaagatgtatattcgcccagtcggacttttatgtttgtccgggggatgggaggggttGGGCCCTCGCAAAGAAATGcgggggggaaggagatttcttctgtgccaaatggggctgcgagaccactggcgcagcatacTGGAGTCCAAGCTCaagctgggacctgatccagaccaatagaggtttcaggaaggttACAGGCAAATGGCCTTGCTCAGATGGGTCCCCCGAGGTCAGCCGATTCAAGCCTGGGCTTTCACtccccctaaatataactttcactggcccggggaaggctgatagaaactggcaacgggggcACACTTGGGGACTCAGGTTATATGAATACGGGTATGATCGGGGCGTAAGGTTCACTATCAGacttaagattgaggaggcctccgcccccatgggccccaatcaggttctctctgaccagaagcgcccCTCCTCACCTAttccagcacccccgaagattACCCCTCGACCCGGTTTGACTACTAGTCCAGGTATAACTCCAGCCACTACCAAGCCACCCCGACCAGGAACCGGAGAtcggctcttgggtctgctagcaggggcttaccaggccttaaacttaacctacccaaatagaacgcaagaatgttggctatgtctggtttcccaacctccctactacgaggggatagcaacccagggtaattataTTAACGCCCACAGTCCCCCTCCaagccaatgtctagggacagcccaacataagctcacaatctcagaggtgtcaggacgaggactatgtctagggagcatcccccgcacccaccaacacctgtgtaaccgcATCCTGTCTGTAAGCgatgtctctggttatgtcaccggccctaatggtacctattgggcatgtaatactgggctcaccccctgcgtttcagtctcggccctcaatgctacctctgatttttgtgtgctcatcGAGTTGTACCCAAGGATAGTTTACCATAACCCAGAGGAGATTTACTCACACTTCGAACTGGGAAGGGACCTCCATCGATATAAAAGAGAACCGGTGTCCCTAACCCTGGCAGTATTACTAGgagggctgactatgggagggATAGCGGCCGGAGTAGGGACCGGTACCACAGCCCTGCTGGAAACCCAGCAATTTAGGCAGCTCCAAATGGCCATGAATCAAGACTTACAGGCCTTGGAGGAGTCAATAAGTGCTCTAGAAAAATCCTTAACTTCCCTTTCTGAAGTAGtactacaaaatagaagaggcctAGACATTCTGTTTTTACAGGAAGGGGGATTATGCGCCGCCctcaaggaagaatgctgcttctatGCCGACCACACTGGGGTGGTACGAGATAGTATGGCgaaattaagaaaaagactagaacagagacaaaaattctttgaagagcaacagggatggtttgaaggatggttcagaaggtccccctggctcaccaccctcatttccaccctaCTGGGACCCCTTCTGATCCTATTATtcctcctgacgtttgggccctgtatcataaatagacttgtccaatttatcagggaacgcatctctattgttcagactttggtattaacccagcaatatCAAAGGCTCAACCAGACGGAGCCCGAGTCgcgtcaccaatcttccccatga